From a region of the Nitrospira sp. genome:
- a CDS encoding cation:proton antiporter yields the protein MQPNPLFFSDLATVFLAAVAGGVLARIAGQPLILGYVLGGIAIGPFTPGLTISEPHAFELFAEIGVILLMFSIGLEFSVKDLMRVKWVALAGGPLGILMSIGLATVVGSLIGWPTIQSIVIGAVISMASTMVLARLLVDRGELRSKHGRVMIGITLVEDVAVVGMTVLMPALGEFDSGRLLLIGQALGKALLILVPVGYLGAKVIPPIMTHVARTQNQELFLLVTLAISLGTAAVTQMVGLSLALGAFLAGLIISASDYGHETLARLLSLRDAFVALFFVTIGILIDPRVILSNISLLATMIALIVAGKLLIWMTVVRLFGYPWITAVLVGIGLTQIGEFSFVLVQVAKSSGHVGSEVYNATLAASLITILMNAALVRYVPGWLVQRRLAHDQHDTTPWPPEGEPLRQHVVLCGFGRVGSALGRALEAFSLPYVVIDRNPDIIRRLQAKRTACLYGDASHRELLTKAGAADASLMIVALPEIEPAALTVSRIRDLNPKVPILARAHGLAEGERLGVVGATEVIQPEVEASATLIRHALNWFGVPKDRILDYVEQYRQSMETKRQTG from the coding sequence GTGCAGCCAAATCCCTTGTTCTTTTCGGACCTTGCCACGGTATTCCTTGCCGCCGTCGCCGGCGGTGTACTCGCCCGAATTGCCGGGCAGCCGTTGATCCTCGGCTACGTCCTGGGTGGCATCGCGATCGGTCCATTTACCCCGGGCCTTACGATCTCTGAACCGCATGCCTTCGAGCTGTTTGCAGAGATCGGCGTCATTCTCTTGATGTTCTCGATCGGACTTGAGTTTTCAGTGAAGGATCTGATGCGGGTCAAATGGGTCGCCCTTGCCGGAGGTCCGCTCGGCATTCTCATGTCTATCGGATTGGCCACCGTGGTCGGGAGTCTGATCGGGTGGCCGACCATCCAGAGCATCGTGATCGGTGCGGTCATTTCCATGGCGAGCACCATGGTGCTCGCGCGTCTCCTCGTAGATCGGGGCGAGCTTCGCTCAAAACACGGACGGGTGATGATCGGCATTACCTTGGTCGAAGACGTCGCAGTCGTAGGGATGACGGTGCTCATGCCGGCCCTCGGAGAGTTCGACTCGGGGCGATTGCTTCTGATCGGTCAAGCCTTGGGAAAGGCTCTATTGATCCTTGTGCCAGTGGGATACCTGGGCGCCAAAGTCATCCCACCGATCATGACTCACGTCGCCAGGACCCAGAATCAAGAACTCTTCCTCCTCGTCACACTGGCCATCAGCCTTGGGACTGCCGCCGTCACACAGATGGTCGGACTTTCTCTCGCCTTGGGAGCCTTCCTGGCCGGGCTCATTATCAGTGCATCCGACTATGGACACGAAACCTTGGCCCGGCTTCTTTCGCTGCGTGATGCCTTCGTCGCGCTCTTTTTCGTGACCATCGGTATTCTGATCGATCCGCGCGTTATCCTCAGTAACATTTCTCTCCTTGCTACGATGATTGCCTTGATCGTGGCCGGAAAGCTCTTGATTTGGATGACCGTCGTGCGGCTGTTCGGCTACCCATGGATCACCGCAGTCCTGGTGGGAATTGGTCTCACTCAAATCGGCGAATTCTCGTTTGTCCTTGTGCAGGTTGCAAAATCGTCGGGCCATGTCGGCAGTGAAGTCTACAATGCGACGCTTGCCGCGTCACTCATTACCATTCTCATGAATGCCGCTCTTGTCAGGTATGTGCCCGGCTGGCTCGTTCAGAGACGTCTCGCTCATGATCAACACGACACGACGCCGTGGCCGCCGGAAGGCGAACCGCTCCGGCAGCATGTTGTCCTATGCGGATTCGGACGAGTCGGCAGCGCGCTCGGAAGGGCGTTGGAAGCCTTCAGTCTTCCCTATGTGGTGATCGACCGAAATCCGGACATCATTCGCCGGCTACAAGCCAAGCGTACGGCCTGCCTCTATGGCGACGCTTCGCATCGCGAGTTGCTCACGAAGGCCGGAGCGGCAGATGCGTCTCTGATGATCGTAGCATTGCCTGAAATCGAGCCCGCTGCACTGACCGTGAGTCGCATCCGAGACCTCAATCCAAAAGTTCCGATCCTGGCCCGTGCACATGGACTAGCGGAAGGGGAGCGACTCGGTGTCGTTGGGGCAACCGAGGTCATTCAGCCTGAAGTCGAGGCATCGGCGACCTTGATCCGGCATGCCTTGAACTGGTTTGGGGTACCGAAGGACCGCATTCTGGACTACGTCGAACAGTATCGGCAATCCATGGAAACGAAGCGGCAAACAGGTTGA
- a CDS encoding NAD(P)H-dependent oxidoreductase has protein sequence MPESNWIDVGSVEELKNKPLQEVVCGTTAIALTHKDGAFAAISGVCNHVGGPLGEGTLEGDYVVCPWHYWKFHHRTGQGEPGYEQDQVPAYATKVENGRLYVDLSSATKRKKQVHAPHPLARPVIRRAGPIRVVGISTTAMTVAHPRYSGSDALLETALEHAKTDLQLEIQYIKLRDLSFRACEGFYSKSAQACTWPCSITQMDPSDQLDRVYEAIVHWADVILIATPIRWGNASSLYYKMIERLNCIQNQETIASKHLLKNKVAAFIIMGGQDNVQGVAGQLLTFWAEVGCQFPQFPFIAHSRGWSAEDMERNVIEVQNSRELREGAQELVARAADMAKLMIDGQLPEHPLARGGRKAHQLDSEPTG, from the coding sequence ATGCCCGAGAGCAACTGGATTGATGTTGGGTCTGTCGAGGAATTGAAGAACAAGCCCTTGCAGGAGGTCGTGTGCGGGACGACGGCCATCGCACTGACGCACAAGGATGGCGCGTTTGCCGCCATCTCCGGAGTCTGCAATCACGTGGGCGGCCCGTTAGGCGAAGGCACTCTCGAGGGCGACTACGTGGTCTGCCCCTGGCATTACTGGAAGTTTCATCATCGAACCGGTCAAGGAGAACCCGGCTATGAGCAAGATCAGGTTCCCGCCTACGCAACCAAGGTGGAGAACGGTCGACTCTACGTCGACCTTTCCTCAGCGACAAAGCGCAAGAAGCAGGTGCATGCACCGCATCCCTTGGCGAGACCGGTCATTCGCCGGGCTGGCCCGATTCGGGTCGTAGGCATCTCTACGACGGCGATGACTGTCGCCCATCCGCGCTACAGTGGATCGGATGCGCTACTCGAGACTGCCTTGGAGCACGCGAAGACTGACCTTCAGCTCGAGATCCAGTACATCAAGCTTCGAGACTTGAGCTTCCGAGCCTGCGAAGGATTTTATTCCAAATCGGCACAGGCCTGCACATGGCCTTGTTCGATCACACAGATGGACCCGAGCGATCAGCTCGATCGCGTGTACGAAGCCATCGTGCATTGGGCCGACGTGATTCTCATCGCCACGCCGATCCGCTGGGGGAATGCGAGCAGCCTGTACTACAAGATGATCGAGCGGCTGAACTGCATTCAGAATCAGGAGACGATCGCCAGCAAACACTTGCTGAAGAACAAGGTCGCCGCTTTCATCATCATGGGCGGGCAGGACAATGTCCAAGGCGTAGCCGGGCAACTCTTGACGTTTTGGGCCGAGGTCGGCTGCCAATTTCCGCAATTCCCGTTCATCGCGCATTCCAGAGGCTGGAGCGCTGAGGATATGGAGCGGAACGTCATCGAGGTCCAGAACAGCCGGGAACTTCGGGAAGGGGCGCAGGAGCTGGTGGCACGCGCGGCAGACATGGCAAAGCTCATGATCGACGGACAACTTCCCGAGCATCCCCTGGCTCGCGGCGGGCGCAAGGCGCATCAACTCGACAGCGAGCCTACCGGCTGA
- a CDS encoding SDR family oxidoreductase: MGLERKVVLIAGGGGALGHTVVPAFVRAGARVISVDRHGSAGQPDGWVAVAADVTDESDVRRLVEEVVRMEGRIDALVNLVGGFALGRAAETDVPLWQRMLTLNLTSAFLLSKAVMPHMLGRRSGRIVHVAARAAVEPFPGAAAYIVSKSGLVALIRALATELAGSGVMVNGILPTTIDTPANRNSMPDVDPSTWVKPESVAQALIYLASDEASQINGAVIPMGT; the protein is encoded by the coding sequence ATGGGATTGGAAAGGAAAGTTGTGCTGATTGCAGGAGGGGGCGGAGCCCTAGGACACACCGTCGTTCCGGCGTTCGTGCGTGCCGGGGCGCGGGTGATTTCAGTTGATCGCCATGGATCTGCAGGCCAACCGGATGGCTGGGTCGCGGTCGCAGCCGATGTGACCGATGAAAGCGATGTGCGGCGGCTTGTCGAGGAGGTCGTGCGGATGGAAGGCCGCATCGATGCCCTGGTCAACCTGGTCGGTGGTTTTGCCCTGGGTCGTGCTGCGGAGACGGACGTCCCCTTGTGGCAGCGAATGCTGACGTTGAATCTCACGTCGGCGTTCCTGCTTTCCAAGGCGGTCATGCCACATATGCTGGGAAGGCGGAGTGGGAGGATCGTCCATGTCGCTGCCCGTGCCGCGGTCGAACCTTTTCCCGGTGCGGCGGCGTACATCGTGTCGAAATCAGGACTTGTGGCGCTGATCCGCGCGCTCGCGACGGAATTGGCCGGGTCTGGTGTCATGGTCAACGGCATATTGCCGACCACCATCGATACGCCGGCAAATCGGAACAGCATGCCTGATGTGGATCCCTCGACGTGGGTCAAGCCTGAATCCGTTGCCCAGGCGCTGATCTATCTCGCGTCCGATGAGGCCAGCCAGATCAACGGGGCCGTTATTCCAATGGGAACGTGA
- a CDS encoding efflux transporter outer membrane subunit, translating to MRILPLLGLSSVLLSCAMGPDYSRPDIPANDSFRMAKEATDLPSLANMPWWELYRDEELQKLIRIALEENKDLERAVATIEEFESRLFIARTDYIPQMTGTANFPFARSGGVRFAGFPSPFSYYVQGNLAWEIDVWGRIRRSNEAARGDLLAREESRRAIVLQLVGGVAQAYFDLRQFDLQLEIAERTLKAWDESVRISQARHRQGLIHGLDVEQFQAERENAAARIADLKRQVILKENELSVLLGRNPGQIARGQSLTDQVVPPIVPAGLPSELLQRRPDIVQAEQQLAAATARIGAAKADRFPKVSLTGLLGLANPSLSKLFTAGGDFAAFGPTLTGPLLNAVSLGFQQKAAEAQSRQAIAQYKQTILVAFKEVEDALAGVAMAREQAAAQERQVNALKAALRLANLRYKGGLANYLDVLIAQRNLFDAELALATTHRLYLISVVQLYKALGGGWSPQESGREQPVAAAIQTGDH from the coding sequence ATGCGTATCCTCCCGCTGTTAGGCCTTTCGAGCGTACTGCTTTCCTGCGCAATGGGGCCCGATTATTCGCGCCCTGATATTCCGGCCAATGATTCGTTTCGCATGGCCAAAGAAGCCACTGACCTCCCGTCTCTCGCCAATATGCCCTGGTGGGAATTGTACCGTGATGAGGAGCTTCAGAAGCTTATCCGTATTGCGTTGGAGGAAAACAAGGATCTCGAACGCGCCGTCGCGACGATCGAAGAGTTTGAATCGCGGTTGTTCATCGCGCGGACAGACTACATTCCTCAAATGACGGGGACGGCCAATTTCCCCTTTGCACGGTCGGGCGGAGTCCGTTTCGCAGGATTCCCGAGTCCCTTCAGCTACTACGTGCAGGGAAATCTCGCTTGGGAAATTGATGTGTGGGGACGGATCCGCCGGTCGAATGAAGCGGCCCGCGGTGATCTGCTGGCCAGGGAGGAAAGTCGGCGCGCGATCGTTTTGCAGTTGGTCGGTGGAGTGGCGCAGGCCTATTTCGACCTTCGGCAGTTCGATCTGCAGCTGGAGATTGCCGAACGCACGTTGAAAGCATGGGACGAGTCCGTGCGAATCAGCCAAGCTCGCCACCGGCAAGGACTGATTCACGGGCTGGATGTCGAACAGTTTCAAGCGGAACGGGAAAACGCGGCGGCGCGCATTGCGGATCTGAAGCGCCAAGTGATTCTGAAAGAAAATGAACTGAGTGTGTTACTAGGGAGGAATCCAGGCCAGATCGCCAGGGGGCAATCGTTGACCGATCAAGTCGTGCCGCCCATCGTGCCGGCCGGTCTCCCATCCGAATTGCTGCAGCGGCGGCCGGATATCGTCCAGGCAGAGCAGCAGCTGGCTGCGGCGACGGCCAGAATCGGAGCCGCGAAAGCCGATCGTTTTCCCAAAGTCTCGCTCACCGGACTTCTTGGCCTTGCCAATCCAAGCTTATCCAAACTCTTCACGGCCGGAGGAGACTTCGCAGCCTTCGGTCCGACGCTGACCGGTCCCTTGTTGAATGCGGTAAGCCTTGGATTTCAGCAGAAGGCCGCCGAAGCTCAGTCCAGGCAAGCGATCGCCCAGTATAAACAGACGATCTTAGTAGCCTTCAAGGAAGTTGAAGACGCGCTGGCAGGGGTCGCGATGGCACGTGAACAGGCGGCTGCGCAGGAGCGACAGGTGAATGCGCTGAAAGCGGCCCTGCGCCTGGCAAATCTCCGGTACAAAGGCGGCCTTGCGAACTATTTGGATGTCTTAATCGCGCAACGGAACCTGTTCGACGCGGAATTGGCGCTCGCGACGACCCACCGCTTATATCTGATATCGGTGGTCCAGCTGTACAAAGCGTTAGGCGGTGGTTGGTCGCCTCAGGAGTCTGGTCGAGAACAGCCGGTGGCCGCCGCGATCCAAACGGGAGATCACTAG
- a CDS encoding multidrug efflux RND transporter permease subunit, producing MNLSFFIDRPIFASVLSIVIVVVGLVAMLALPIAQFPEITPPVVQIDADYPGASADVVAESVARPIELQLPGIDRLLYFDSTSTNDGHMTIKLTFEIGTNIDIAQVQAQNRQKLAEPQLPPEVVRQGVTVKKLSPDLLTVMVLKSDDPQQDALFLSNFAILRILDNIKRLPGVGDALVFGQQNYSMRLVLDPVRMAQLGLTPTDIANVVREQNRDFPAGTVGREPMPIPTELTLPLITEGRMTDVREFEEMIVRALPNGSMVRLKDVARVELGAQSYVLEGRFNRKPTALLLTFLSPGANALDTVKRIRGEMDRLSKVFPPGVTYDIPYDTTRFVDVSIKEVVKTLGEAMVLVVLVVYLFLQSWRATLIPVLAVPVSLIGTFAGMAALGFSINTLTLFGLVLAIGIVVDDAIVVVENVERHMAGGLSPKDAAKKAMGEVAGPVIAIVLVLCAVFVPVGFLGGITGQLYKQFAITIAVSVAISGFVALTLSPALGALVLKPSHGPRKGFFGLFNRLFEWVQARYSTSVSLTLKHMALSLALCGVVIGVAVKLFAVIPMAFLPEEDQGYFITVVQLPDGASKKRTDAVVDRIEQYYHTLPAIYATQALSGQNFVFNTRGTNTATLFAPLKHWDERKGRQDHVKALIGGAFKEFGKIPGSLILAFNAPSIRGLGATGGFSVQLQDPSGGDFKQFGAVAQEFVKKASQDPAIGAVSTSFRVSAPRVHAKINRERAKALGVPISEVFDTLQAYFGNLYINDFVKFGRVYRVQTEAEPQYRSRPADISKIYVRAVNGQGPAMIPLDTVVTTNYSSGPDPVTHFNGFNTALVLGSAAPGYSSGQALDALERVAQEVLTPQGFDIDWSGISYQERKAGSQSIVAFGFGLLMVFLVLAAQYESWTVPFAVILAVPFGVFGALSAVWLSGMTNDIYFQIGLVTLIGLAAKNAILIVEFANQRYQHGLPLRDAVVEAARLRFRPILMTSLAFILGVVPLVAAGGAGAASRHSIGTGVFGGMIAATILSVLFVPLFFTLIRMLGKPAPRPVQQDRTGEDRTGLASASVQGGL from the coding sequence ATGAATCTCAGTTTTTTCATCGATCGGCCGATTTTTGCCTCGGTCCTTTCCATCGTCATCGTTGTGGTGGGGCTAGTGGCAATGCTGGCTCTACCCATCGCTCAGTTTCCTGAGATCACTCCCCCGGTGGTACAGATCGACGCTGATTACCCTGGTGCGAGCGCAGATGTCGTCGCGGAATCGGTCGCACGTCCCATCGAATTGCAGCTGCCCGGCATCGATCGGCTTCTCTACTTCGATTCGACGAGCACGAACGACGGTCACATGACCATCAAGCTGACGTTCGAAATCGGGACGAACATCGATATCGCGCAAGTTCAGGCCCAGAACCGCCAGAAGCTTGCCGAGCCGCAACTTCCGCCGGAAGTCGTCCGTCAGGGAGTGACCGTTAAAAAACTGTCGCCTGATCTACTGACGGTGATGGTGCTTAAATCGGACGATCCGCAGCAAGATGCACTGTTCCTATCGAATTTCGCGATCCTGCGAATCCTCGACAATATCAAGCGACTGCCCGGAGTCGGCGATGCGCTGGTCTTCGGACAACAGAATTACAGCATGCGTCTCGTCCTCGATCCGGTGCGCATGGCGCAGTTGGGTCTGACACCGACCGATATCGCGAATGTCGTGCGCGAGCAGAACCGTGACTTTCCCGCCGGAACCGTCGGACGCGAGCCCATGCCGATTCCCACGGAGCTCACGCTTCCTCTCATCACCGAGGGACGCATGACCGACGTGCGCGAATTCGAAGAGATGATCGTTCGAGCGCTGCCGAACGGATCGATGGTTCGACTCAAAGACGTCGCGAGGGTTGAGTTGGGAGCGCAATCCTATGTGCTCGAAGGTCGCTTCAACCGCAAGCCTACCGCGCTGCTTCTCACCTTTCTTTCACCGGGCGCGAACGCCCTCGACACGGTCAAGCGAATTCGCGGAGAAATGGACAGACTGAGCAAGGTCTTTCCACCCGGCGTTACGTACGACATTCCCTACGACACGACACGCTTTGTCGATGTCTCCATCAAGGAGGTGGTGAAGACCTTGGGAGAAGCCATGGTCTTGGTCGTCCTGGTGGTGTACCTCTTTCTTCAAAGCTGGCGCGCCACGTTGATTCCTGTCTTGGCGGTTCCCGTCTCGCTGATCGGAACTTTCGCGGGGATGGCCGCCCTCGGATTCTCCATCAATACCCTCACCCTCTTCGGCTTGGTGCTTGCCATCGGAATTGTGGTGGATGATGCCATCGTGGTCGTGGAAAACGTGGAGCGTCACATGGCGGGTGGGCTATCGCCGAAGGACGCGGCTAAGAAAGCCATGGGGGAGGTGGCCGGGCCCGTGATTGCCATTGTGCTGGTGTTGTGCGCGGTCTTTGTGCCGGTGGGATTTCTCGGCGGGATCACCGGTCAATTGTACAAGCAGTTTGCGATCACGATTGCGGTCTCCGTCGCGATCTCGGGGTTCGTCGCCTTGACGCTCAGTCCCGCTCTCGGCGCTCTGGTGCTGAAGCCGAGCCATGGGCCACGTAAAGGATTTTTTGGATTGTTCAACCGGCTGTTCGAGTGGGTTCAAGCTCGTTACTCAACAAGCGTGAGTCTCACGTTGAAGCACATGGCCCTCTCACTGGCGCTGTGCGGGGTGGTGATTGGTGTCGCAGTCAAATTATTTGCGGTGATTCCCATGGCCTTCTTGCCGGAAGAGGACCAGGGATATTTCATTACCGTCGTTCAGCTGCCGGATGGGGCGTCGAAAAAGCGGACGGACGCAGTCGTCGATCGAATTGAGCAGTACTATCATACCCTTCCTGCGATCTATGCAACACAAGCGCTGTCGGGACAGAACTTCGTCTTTAATACCAGAGGCACCAATACGGCGACTCTCTTTGCCCCTCTCAAACATTGGGATGAACGGAAGGGAAGGCAGGACCATGTCAAGGCGCTGATCGGAGGGGCGTTCAAGGAATTCGGTAAGATTCCCGGTTCGCTGATCCTAGCGTTTAATGCTCCTTCGATTCGGGGCCTGGGTGCCACCGGTGGTTTCTCCGTCCAACTGCAGGACCCGAGCGGCGGGGATTTTAAACAGTTTGGCGCGGTTGCTCAGGAGTTTGTCAAAAAGGCAAGTCAGGACCCGGCGATTGGAGCGGTCAGCACGAGTTTCCGCGTGAGCGCCCCGCGAGTCCACGCCAAGATCAATCGGGAGAGGGCCAAGGCGCTCGGGGTGCCGATCTCCGAAGTGTTCGACACGCTTCAAGCCTATTTCGGCAACCTGTACATCAACGATTTCGTCAAATTCGGCCGTGTCTATCGGGTCCAGACCGAAGCGGAGCCCCAGTATCGATCCCGCCCGGCCGATATCAGCAAGATTTATGTTCGAGCCGTGAACGGCCAAGGCCCTGCTATGATTCCGCTCGACACCGTGGTGACGACGAACTACTCCAGCGGGCCAGACCCCGTGACCCACTTCAACGGATTCAATACTGCGCTTGTCTTGGGTTCGGCGGCGCCAGGCTACAGTTCGGGCCAGGCGCTCGATGCGTTGGAGCGGGTGGCGCAAGAGGTGTTGACCCCTCAGGGGTTCGACATCGATTGGAGCGGGATATCGTATCAAGAACGCAAGGCCGGTTCTCAATCGATTGTCGCGTTTGGGTTCGGGTTGCTCATGGTGTTCTTGGTGCTGGCTGCCCAGTACGAGAGCTGGACCGTTCCGTTCGCCGTGATCCTGGCCGTCCCGTTTGGAGTGTTCGGCGCCTTGTCGGCGGTATGGTTGTCGGGAATGACGAACGATATCTATTTCCAGATCGGCTTGGTGACGCTTATCGGGCTTGCGGCCAAGAATGCCATTCTCATCGTGGAGTTTGCGAATCAACGGTACCAGCACGGTCTTCCATTGAGGGATGCCGTGGTGGAAGCGGCCCGACTTCGGTTCCGACCCATCCTCATGACCTCATTGGCCTTTATTCTTGGCGTGGTGCCGCTGGTCGCCGCCGGTGGAGCCGGCGCGGCCAGCCGCCATTCGATCGGGACCGGTGTGTTCGGAGGAATGATCGCGGCGACGATTCTTTCCGTCTTATTTGTCCCCTTGTTCTTCACACTGATCCGAATGTTGGGAAAGCCGGCTCCCCGACCTGTCCAACAAGACAGAACCGGAGAAGACCGTACCGGGCTCGCTTCGGCTTCTGTGCAAGGAGGACTTTGA
- a CDS encoding efflux RND transporter periplasmic adaptor subunit: protein MNETIRKRLTLGGVLLIGASALLGCKGEAGSSAPRPTPEVQVIETTSQTVPDEPEFIGQAEASSIVEIRPQVTGIIKQRFFSEGRDVKHGDRLYEIDPVPFQAAFASAKGRVAQAEARVVQAKQNLARVKPLLVEDAVSQKDVDDAIAEDLAARAALEAARGDLLKAKFDLDNTLIVAPVDGLIERTRYYQGRLVTAQTDLLTVIHQVDPMYVIVSAPESFLLKRRRDTLSKRIQHPGIYSLTGTAIFVDGTTYAHDGVLDFADIGLRAETGSRQARVVFPNPDRVLLPGQFVTVRFHGVSKPNAILVPQRAVQQGPKGAVVYVVGQGDQVEVRDVKATDWQGDQWLIEDGLRAGERVIVEGFQRLVPGAQVKPVTVASTKSDTPPTPAGGGVEQAK from the coding sequence ATGAACGAGACGATCCGCAAAAGACTCACGTTAGGCGGTGTTCTTTTGATAGGAGCCTCCGCCTTGCTCGGGTGCAAAGGCGAAGCCGGCTCTTCGGCGCCTCGCCCGACTCCTGAAGTCCAAGTCATCGAAACCACTTCTCAGACCGTCCCTGATGAACCGGAGTTTATCGGGCAGGCCGAAGCATCGAGCATCGTCGAAATTCGTCCGCAAGTCACCGGCATCATCAAGCAACGCTTCTTTTCCGAGGGACGCGACGTCAAGCACGGTGATCGCCTCTACGAGATCGATCCTGTGCCCTTCCAGGCAGCATTCGCGAGCGCCAAAGGACGAGTCGCGCAAGCCGAGGCCCGCGTCGTGCAGGCCAAGCAAAATCTGGCCCGTGTCAAGCCATTGCTGGTTGAGGATGCCGTCAGTCAGAAGGATGTCGACGACGCGATCGCGGAAGATCTTGCCGCACGGGCCGCGCTGGAGGCTGCACGAGGAGATCTCCTCAAGGCCAAGTTCGATTTGGACAATACGCTCATCGTGGCTCCGGTCGACGGCCTGATCGAGCGTACGCGGTACTACCAAGGGCGGTTGGTTACCGCACAGACGGACCTGCTGACCGTCATTCATCAAGTCGATCCCATGTACGTCATCGTGAGCGCGCCGGAGAGTTTTCTTCTCAAGCGACGTCGGGACACCCTTTCAAAACGGATACAGCACCCCGGGATCTACAGTTTGACGGGCACCGCTATTTTTGTGGATGGAACCACCTATGCGCATGACGGCGTGTTGGATTTTGCGGATATCGGGTTACGGGCGGAGACGGGTTCCCGGCAAGCGCGGGTCGTGTTCCCGAACCCTGATCGGGTGCTATTGCCCGGTCAGTTTGTGACCGTGCGCTTCCATGGAGTATCGAAGCCCAACGCCATTCTTGTTCCACAACGCGCGGTCCAGCAGGGTCCAAAGGGCGCGGTGGTCTATGTCGTCGGTCAAGGCGATCAAGTGGAAGTTCGAGACGTGAAAGCCACGGACTGGCAAGGGGACCAGTGGCTCATCGAGGACGGGCTCCGTGCCGGGGAGCGAGTCATCGTGGAGGGATTCCAACGACTCGTGCCCGGAGCTCAGGTCAAACCCGTCACGGTGGCCTCGACAAAGTCTGATACGCCTCCAACGCCGGCCGGTGGCGGCGTGGAACAGGCAAAATGA
- a CDS encoding ester cyclase: MRAATWFQFGVAGLVATMLTMLPTGYAADRAFDPKERDNLANFDDLDFNVYSGQKWEQLGKSHAKNIIVHWPDGRMTTGIDVHIEDLKAMFVFAPDTRIKEHPIRIASGDWTAVTGIMEGTFSKPMPIGDGRTIAPTGKSFKLTMVTIGHWKDGVMDEEWLMWDNQTFMKQIGLAL; this comes from the coding sequence ATGCGAGCGGCAACCTGGTTTCAGTTTGGGGTGGCAGGACTCGTGGCAACGATGCTCACGATGTTGCCGACAGGGTATGCCGCCGATCGAGCGTTCGATCCCAAGGAGCGGGATAACCTTGCCAACTTCGATGATCTGGATTTCAACGTCTACAGTGGCCAGAAGTGGGAGCAGCTTGGAAAGAGCCACGCCAAGAACATAATTGTCCACTGGCCCGATGGCCGAATGACGACAGGGATCGATGTGCATATCGAGGATCTCAAGGCGATGTTCGTCTTTGCGCCGGATACGAGGATCAAGGAACATCCTATCAGAATCGCGTCGGGTGACTGGACAGCGGTGACCGGCATCATGGAAGGCACGTTCAGCAAGCCCATGCCGATCGGCGACGGCCGGACAATCGCTCCGACCGGCAAGTCGTTCAAACTGACGATGGTGACCATCGGACACTGGAAGGATGGCGTGATGGATGAGGAGTGGTTGATGTGGGATAACCAAACCTTCATGAAACAGATCGGATTGGCCCTATGA
- a CDS encoding NAD(P)-dependent oxidoreductase, whose amino-acid sequence MKIALIGATGFVGSAILKEALDRDHEVTAIVRDPEKLQQHSKCHPLKGDVYNSDEVARLVAVHDVVISAFNPGWTNPDIYNLQIRGARAIIDGVKKAGITRLLFVGGAGSLEVKPGVQSVDLPEFPAEYKQGALATRETLHLLREEPSLEWSFLSPSADLSPGKRTGKFRLGTDQLLRDANGESRISVEDYAVAMIDEMEKPKHIRQRFTVGY is encoded by the coding sequence ATGAAGATCGCATTGATCGGAGCAACGGGGTTCGTCGGATCGGCCATTTTGAAGGAAGCATTGGATCGCGACCATGAGGTCACGGCCATCGTACGGGATCCGGAGAAATTGCAACAGCATTCGAAGTGTCACCCTCTGAAAGGAGACGTTTACAATTCCGACGAAGTGGCCCGGTTGGTGGCAGTCCATGATGTTGTGATCAGTGCCTTCAATCCGGGATGGACTAATCCGGACATCTACAATCTTCAGATCAGGGGCGCACGAGCCATTATTGATGGAGTCAAGAAGGCTGGAATTACACGATTGCTGTTTGTCGGGGGTGCGGGCAGTTTAGAAGTGAAGCCCGGTGTCCAATCCGTTGACCTTCCCGAGTTCCCGGCGGAGTACAAGCAGGGAGCGCTTGCGACTCGCGAAACTCTGCACCTGTTGCGAGAAGAACCAAGCCTCGAATGGTCTTTCTTGTCTCCATCTGCCGATCTGTCACCCGGAAAGCGCACCGGCAAGTTCCGTCTCGGCACGGATCAGTTGCTTAGAGATGCCAACGGAGAGAGCCGCATCTCGGTCGAAGACTACGCCGTGGCCATGATTGATGAGATGGAGAAGCCGAAACATATCCGCCAGCGGTTCACTGTGGGTTATTGA